In Nocardia sp. NBC_00403, one DNA window encodes the following:
- a CDS encoding GTP-binding protein: MDSVNFDLRPARADAPLNSSTRQGLKIVIVGGFGVGKTTLVRSVSEIRPLDTEATMTNAGVGIDDPTGAPGKSTTTVAFDFGRITIDDENVLYLFGAPGQERFWFLWDRLFTGALGAIVLVDQRRIADSWYAIDRLEHQRTPFIVACNNFGGPSDRGAAVREALDLDPQVPLIECDARSRESSKQVLITLVEYLYTEPDRPTLLTASEPAS, translated from the coding sequence TTGGACTCCGTAAACTTTGATCTCCGGCCCGCACGGGCCGACGCACCGCTGAACAGCAGCACCCGCCAGGGACTCAAGATCGTCATCGTCGGCGGCTTCGGCGTCGGCAAGACCACCCTGGTCCGCTCGGTCAGCGAGATTCGGCCGCTCGACACCGAGGCGACAATGACCAACGCGGGTGTGGGAATCGACGATCCCACTGGCGCGCCGGGCAAATCGACGACGACGGTCGCCTTCGACTTCGGGCGAATCACCATCGACGACGAGAACGTCCTCTACCTCTTCGGAGCCCCTGGCCAGGAACGGTTCTGGTTCCTGTGGGACCGATTGTTCACCGGTGCGCTCGGCGCGATCGTGCTCGTCGATCAGCGCAGGATCGCCGATTCGTGGTACGCCATCGACCGGCTCGAACACCAGCGGACACCATTCATCGTGGCATGCAACAACTTCGGCGGTCCGTCGGATCGGGGCGCAGCCGTGCGCGAAGCCCTCGATCTCGACCCACAGGTACCGCTCATCGAATGCGACGCCAGGTCACGCGAATCCAGCAAGCAGGTGCTGATCACCCTGGTCGAGTACCTGTATACCGAACCCGACCGGCCCACTCTCCTCACCGCCTCGGAGC
- a CDS encoding DUF742 domain-containing protein, whose amino-acid sequence MSWSGRDDDPDRLYTLTGGRSTPDSDSFDLVALVVSECDPSPGMQSEHVAILGMCQAPTAVVEIAAELRLPVGITTVLLSDLLHAGKITVRHPQPGPTVPGAPWNSLPDATTLEKVLVGLRKL is encoded by the coding sequence TTGAGCTGGAGCGGCCGCGACGACGATCCGGATCGGCTCTACACACTGACCGGCGGACGGAGCACACCGGATTCCGACAGCTTCGATCTGGTCGCCCTCGTGGTCAGCGAGTGCGATCCGTCGCCCGGCATGCAGTCCGAACACGTGGCGATCCTCGGCATGTGCCAGGCTCCCACCGCCGTCGTCGAAATCGCGGCGGAGCTACGGCTGCCGGTCGGCATCACAACGGTCCTGCTCTCGGACCTGCTGCACGCAGGCAAGATCACCGTGCGTCATCCCCAGCCGGGCCCCACAGTTCCTGGTGCGCCGTGGAATTCGCTGCCCGACGCCACCACCCTCGAGAAGGTGCTCGTTGGACTCCGTAAACTTTGA
- a CDS encoding roadblock/LC7 domain-containing protein: protein MTTSLPTQLGWLLEQLLSKTPRTRHALLLSGDGLKICHTPELGVDSADQLAAIAAGIQSLSHGASVEFGDGRGGVRQSMTEFYGGILFVVEAGMGAHIAVVAAEDADAGLVGHNMRELVEQLGHYLAAAPRVGGESVS, encoded by the coding sequence ATGACAACGTCTTTGCCGACACAGCTTGGCTGGCTGTTGGAACAACTGCTGTCCAAGACCCCGCGCACCCGACATGCCCTGCTGCTGTCCGGCGACGGCCTGAAGATCTGCCACACACCCGAACTCGGCGTCGACAGCGCCGATCAGCTCGCCGCCATCGCCGCGGGTATCCAGAGCCTTTCGCACGGAGCTTCCGTCGAATTCGGTGACGGCCGTGGCGGTGTGCGCCAGTCGATGACCGAGTTCTACGGCGGGATCCTGTTCGTCGTCGAGGCCGGTATGGGCGCGCATATCGCCGTCGTCGCCGCCGAAGACGCGGACGCGGGCCTGGTCGGCCACAACATGCGGGAGCTCGTGGAACAACTCGGGCACTACCTCGCCGCCGCACCGCGCGTCGGGGGAGAGAGCGTGTCTTGA